GAATTGATAAATTTTGTTTGgcttttgatttatttagaacaGAGTTCCCCAGTTGCCTGACAAGCCAACAAGACAGAAATCATTATCATTATTTTCTCATTCTCAGGACAGTTTCGGAGATAATAATGGCAAACGCATTGTATACCTACCCGGCCTCCACGAAAATGCACAACTTCTCACCAAATTCGAGGCTTTCAGACAAGTGCAAAAGGAATTTATGGAGTTTGAGATTGAGAAAAAATTGTGCCTTTTGAGTTTCGCTGTCTTCCCGGAGAACAGAGAAGTTCATAGGACGATGCTGATGTATTGGTGGATAGGAGAGGGGTTTATTCCTGTTGAAGGAGCTGGAGAATCTGTGAGAGAAGCTCTTCAAGTATTCACTGACAAAAAGTTGGTTGAACCAGTCCAAGAGAGGCGCAAAGTGGCTCCAAGCAGCTATAAGATGAACCCTTTCGTGCATTCTTCAGTTATTCATCTCTCACAGAAGATTGGACTTTTTGATATCTATCATGAACAGAAGAGGCCAAGCATGAGACAATCAGGTTTGGGAAAGGTCTGCCTTGTGGAGGGGTCATCAGCGCAGCTAGAGGCAAAAGCTAAGAAAATGCAATCACCAGATCAAATCGAAACTGTATTAAACGTTTCCGAGAGATACCCGGGATTCGCATTCAAATGGTTCTCGGAGTTTATAACCAAACCGCTACAAAAGTCTGTGTTCAAGTCACTCCGTGTCTTCTATTTGGGGAGATGGGAAAGAACTCAGAAGCGAATCATCGAGGTACCGAATCCTGAGATTATGAAATATTTGACTTTTATGACGAACCTGAGACTCGTAAGTTTTCAAGGGATCTCAACCATTAGAAAGCTCAACCGTTCAATTTGTAAGCTACACAAGCTGATCGTCTTGGACCTCAGGGAGTGCTCTGACCTAACGCAACTTCCAGAAAAGATAGAGTCACTCCACAGTCTGGTCTACTTGGATATGACTGGATGCTATATGTTGGAATATATTCCCATGAGGTTGGCTTCACTGAACAATTTAGAGGTTCTCAAGGGGTTTGTGGTTAGTGACACCGCCTATGAGGGTGTTGCGTGCACAATGAGGTTGctgaagaggttgaagaagctAAGAAAGCTCAGCATTGAAATACACAGGGATGATCTCGGTGTGCACCAATTGATGGAGGATCTTGTAATGCTCAAAGCGTTGACAAGTTTGAAGGTGACATGGAGGAAGAATTTAAACACAGTCCGTGCTGGCAAGCCTGATGATTTCAAAAAGATTGAGAGTCTTCCTGATCAGTTAAAGAAGCTGAGTCTGCAGCGGTTTCCGCACGAACAACTTCCCACTTGGATTCATCCCCACAAACTGCTTCACCTGAAAAAGCTTCATATTGGAGGAGGAAGATTGCTCAAGGGTTTTGGTGCCTTGCCGGAGAAGGCAACAGAATGTTCTGTTGAAGCATTACGTCTCACGTCACTCCCCAGGCTAAGGATCGGGTGGATTGAGGTGAAAAAACTCTACTTCCCAAATCTGACATTTCTTGAGAAGTATGACTGTCCAAAAATTAGTCTCACTCCCTGCGATGGAAATGGAATCTGGAGATCCGACCAAGACGACCAATGATGTGCTCGAACACAGACAGGTCCAACGGTGTACGGGAGCAATCTAATCTAACCGGAGCAACCTGATAGAATGTTCGGTAAATTAATTGATTTGGTATCTATACTTGTGAGAGAATTTGaagtattttataattgtgttgtTTTATAGTTCTGTTTTATATGCTATAATTTTGGGGTGTGGGTGTTTTCGGATTGAAAGACAGTAGATCTCCGTTTTGTGTTGAATAATCGGATTTGTTAAGGAACAATATATTTGTATAGCTAAGCGTGTTTCATTTACAATAAAGTGGTTTTATGATAAGTGATTTACTCGAAAATAATTCTCAGCAGTCAGCACCATACAATAcaagtaaaaaaactaaaaagtataaCAGAGTACG
The sequence above is a segment of the Camelina sativa cultivar DH55 chromosome 10, Cs, whole genome shotgun sequence genome. Coding sequences within it:
- the LOC104720246 gene encoding disease resistance RPP13-like protein 4, translating into MEFEIEKKLCLLSFAVFPENREVHRTMLMYWWIGEGFIPVEGAGESVREALQVFTDKKLVEPVQERRKVAPSSYKMNPFVHSSVIHLSQKIGLFDIYHEQKRPSMRQSGLGKVCLVEGSSAQLEAKAKKMQSPDQIETVLNVSERYPGFAFKWFSEFITKPLQKSVFKSLRVFYLGRWERTQKRIIEVPNPEIMKYLTFMTNLRLVSFQGISTIRKLNRSICKLHKLIVLDLRECSDLTQLPEKIESLHSLVYLDMTGCYMLEYIPMRLASLNNLEVLKGFVVSDTAYEGVACTMRLLKRLKKLRKLSIEIHRDDLGVHQLMEDLVMLKALTSLKVTWRKNLNTVRAGKPDDFKKIESLPDQLKKLSLQRFPHEQLPTWIHPHKLLHLKKLHIGGGRLLKGFGALPEKATECSVEALRLTSLPRLRIGWIEVKKLYFPNLTFLEKYDCPKISLTPCDGNGIWRSDQDDQ